One Trichormus variabilis 0441 genomic window, CGATTACAATTAGGATTGGTCTTAGAATTTTGTCGGCAAATTCTCCAATTGCCACTATCATATTATGAAGCCCGACGCAGTGGCGAAATTATTAGTCGCCTCCGAGATATTAACCAAATTAACCAGTTAGTAGCTCAAGTAGTTATCAGTCTACCTAGTCGATTTTTTATTGCTGTTATTTCTTTCTGTATCATGGTCTTTTACAGCTGGAAGCTAACTGTGGTAGCCATGATTGTGTCTGTGTTTATGACTATATCTACGATTGTGTTTCTGCCAACTTTACAGCAGAAAACTCGTGAACTTTTAATTAAAGATGCGGAAGCGCAAGGTGTTTTAGTAGAAACTTTTAAAGGCGCTCTCACAGTCAAAACTACCACAGCTAGCCCACATTTTTTAGATGAACTACAAAGTCGGTTTGGTCATCTTGCTAATGTAACGTTACGTACAATTCAAATCGGCATTATTAATGGTACATTTTCAGGTTTGGTTTCTGGGATTGGTTCGATAGCATTACTCTGGGTTGGTGGTAATTTAGTAATTAATCCGGCAGAAAATTTGAGTATTGGGAAGCTACTAGCTTTTAACTCAATGAACGGAAATTTTCTAGGATTAATCGGTACTGTAATAGGTTTTGTTGATGAATTTACTACCGCAAAAACTGCCGTGCAACGCCTCACGGAAATCATAGATACCACACCTGAAAATGAAGGTGATGGGAAAAAGCCTTTTACTACAATCTCTGGTGATGCTGACATTATTTGCACAAATGTCAACTTTCACTATACCGGTCGAGTTGACTTACTAGAAGACTTTACGTTGACAATTCCTGGTGGTAAAGTCACTGCTATTATCGGCAAATCAGGATGCGGTAAAAGTACTGTCGCTAAATTAATTACTAGTTTATATACCCTACAATCTGGGAATATTCGGATTGGACTATATAACCTACAAGATATAGCCCTTGACTGTCTACGTCAGCAAGTGGTTTTAGTTCCTCAAGATGCTCATTTTTGGAGTCGTTCCATTATTGAAAACTTTCGCTTAGGAGCGCCATTTGTTACATTTGAGCAAATTGTCAGAGCTTGTCAAGTTACAGGAGCCGATGAATTTATTAGTAGATTTCCTGATAAATATCAAACGATTTTAGGAGAATTTGGGGCAAATATCTCTGGTGGACAACGCCAACGCTTAGCGATGGCTAGAGCCATTGTTACAGAACCACCAATTCTAATTTTGGATGAATCTACTGGTGGACTTGATCCAGTGAGTGAAGCCCAAGTTTTAGACGAA contains:
- a CDS encoding peptidase domain-containing ABC transporter, which gives rise to MKYAHVQQHSQEDCGAACLASIAKHYGRTFTLNRIREAVGTGQFGTTLLGLKRGAETLGFNARSVKTSPELLNQINEARLPAIIHWKGNHWVVFYGKKGKKCVISDPAVGIRYLSEKDLVEGWTDWLMLLVEPNPELFWKLEDDKVSGFWRFFKRVWHFRSLIAQVIPLNLLLGILSLASPFLLQILTDDILIRGDTRLLTTMAIGVFVMNLISGSLAWVQSNLIAHFAQRLQLGLVLEFCRQILQLPLSYYEARRSGEIISRLRDINQINQLVAQVVISLPSRFFIAVISFCIMVFYSWKLTVVAMIVSVFMTISTIVFLPTLQQKTRELLIKDAEAQGVLVETFKGALTVKTTTASPHFLDELQSRFGHLANVTLRTIQIGIINGTFSGLVSGIGSIALLWVGGNLVINPAENLSIGKLLAFNSMNGNFLGLIGTVIGFVDEFTTAKTAVQRLTEIIDTTPENEGDGKKPFTTISGDADIICTNVNFHYTGRVDLLEDFTLTIPGGKVTAIIGKSGCGKSTVAKLITSLYTLQSGNIRIGLYNLQDIALDCLRQQVVLVPQDAHFWSRSIIENFRLGAPFVTFEQIVRACQVTGADEFISRFPDKYQTILGEFGANISGGQRQRLAMARAIVTEPPILILDESTGGLDPVSEAQVLDELLHHRQGQTTILISHRPKVINRADWIVLLDQGRLKLQGSIEDLRTKAGEHLDFLIP